One part of the Gemmatimonadota bacterium genome encodes these proteins:
- a CDS encoding D-aminoacylase produces MRRALLFCTGLLAAACAPTPDADAVPASQDGAYDVVLTGGRVIDGTGAAWFYGDVGIRGDRIAAITPAGVLRDAPATTRIDATGHVVAPGFIDIQSHSRSAFLDGDGRVLGKITQGITTEILGEGWTNAPVNDRTRAAEDALDPEAAAAGHDFSGEHGFDAWLRAMEANGISPNVGSFVGASTIRIYGKGMDAGPANETELEEMRTAVRQAMADGAFGVASALIYPPGNYASTDELAEIVAASAPYGGVYITHMRSEADRYLEAIDEAIEIGRRAGVPVEIYHLKAAGRRNFGKGPAAIAKIDSARAAGMDVQANMYPYIAGGTGLAALLPPWASEGGRLLDNLRDPATRTRIHDEVLGDDVEWENLGALSTPEGVLVVEAPGAPEHVGKRLADIAREMGVDWVDAAIELTLATQGQAGMVVFMMSEPNVALQMQQPWIKFGTDAGGMDPDSVTSMAHPRSYGTFPRILGRYVREQGVMPLEDAVRKMSAAVATRLSIGDRGVLREGLMADIVVFDPETVIDVATFEQPHQLSVGVRDVFVNGVAVVRDGAHTGAKPGRIVRGPGWQR; encoded by the coding sequence ATGAGACGCGCGCTCCTCTTCTGCACCGGCCTGCTGGCCGCCGCCTGCGCTCCCACGCCCGACGCCGACGCCGTGCCTGCCTCCCAGGACGGGGCCTACGACGTGGTGCTGACCGGAGGCCGCGTCATCGACGGCACCGGTGCCGCGTGGTTCTACGGCGACGTGGGCATCCGGGGTGACCGCATTGCCGCCATCACGCCCGCCGGCGTGCTGCGCGACGCGCCGGCCACCACCCGCATCGACGCCACGGGGCACGTGGTCGCGCCCGGCTTCATCGACATCCAGAGCCACTCGCGCAGCGCCTTCCTGGACGGCGATGGCCGCGTGCTGGGGAAGATCACGCAGGGCATCACCACCGAGATCCTGGGCGAGGGATGGACCAACGCGCCGGTGAACGATCGCACGCGGGCGGCGGAGGACGCGCTGGATCCCGAGGCCGCGGCCGCCGGGCACGACTTCTCCGGCGAGCACGGCTTCGACGCCTGGCTGCGCGCCATGGAGGCGAACGGGATCTCGCCGAACGTGGGCTCCTTCGTGGGCGCCTCCACCATCCGGATCTATGGGAAGGGCATGGACGCGGGCCCGGCGAACGAGACCGAGCTGGAGGAGATGCGCACCGCCGTGCGGCAGGCCATGGCGGACGGCGCCTTCGGGGTCGCCAGCGCGTTGATCTACCCGCCCGGCAACTACGCGTCCACCGACGAGCTGGCCGAGATCGTCGCGGCGTCCGCGCCCTATGGGGGCGTCTACATCACGCACATGCGCTCCGAGGCGGACCGCTACCTCGAGGCCATCGACGAGGCGATCGAGATCGGTCGGCGCGCCGGCGTCCCGGTGGAGATCTACCACCTCAAGGCGGCCGGTCGTCGCAACTTCGGAAAGGGCCCGGCCGCCATCGCCAAGATCGACTCCGCGCGCGCGGCCGGGATGGACGTGCAGGCCAACATGTACCCCTACATCGCGGGGGGCACGGGCCTGGCGGCCCTGTTGCCACCGTGGGCCTCGGAAGGCGGGCGGCTCCTCGACAACCTGCGGGATCCCGCCACCCGGACGCGCATCCACGACGAGGTGCTCGGGGACGACGTCGAGTGGGAGAACCTGGGGGCGCTCTCGACCCCGGAGGGCGTGCTGGTGGTCGAGGCACCGGGCGCGCCCGAGCACGTCGGCAAGCGGCTGGCGGACATCGCGCGCGAGATGGGCGTGGACTGGGTGGACGCCGCCATCGAGCTGACGCTCGCCACACAGGGGCAGGCGGGCATGGTGGTCTTCATGATGAGCGAGCCCAACGTGGCGCTGCAGATGCAGCAGCCCTGGATCAAGTTCGGCACGGACGCGGGCGGGATGGACCCCGACTCGGTCACGTCCATGGCCCATCCGCGCTCGTATGGCACGTTCCCGCGCATCCTGGGCCGTTACGTGCGCGAGCAGGGCGTGATGCCGCTGGAGGATGCGGTGCGCAAGATGAGCGCGGCCGTGGCCACCCGTCTGTCGATCGGGGACCGGGGCGTCCTGCGCGAGGGCCTCATGGCGGACATCGTGGTCTTCGACCCCGAGACCGTGATCGACGTGGCCACCTTCGAGCAGCCCCACCAGCTTTCGGTCGGCGTGCGCGACGTGTTCGTCAACGGCGTGGCCGTGGTGCGGGACGGAGCGCACACGGGCGCCAAGCCCGGCCGCATCGTGCGCGGTCCGGGCTGGCAGCGGTAG
- a CDS encoding ADOP family duplicated permease, whose protein sequence is MSTPHAGGTGPSAPPPPRWVRVALSCLLPKEEIHLIRSELEELYALTTARHGAVEARRRVLRQWRGYPARLLWARLRGGSADARRASGGTRPWPTPTALRQSARSLARAPLLTGTIVATVGLGIAGCTAIFSLIDALYLRPLPYPDADRVMALFTDAPPNRFPFSVVDLQALEAGQTSFAAVGAYGRSRRTLITDAGAESIATVEVTPGLLDVLGLAPLAGRLPGEVDGQPGAAPTVMVTDGFARRVLGRTGVDAVGASLVLDGETWQVLGVLPDALGPLAREVQVLPTLRLEPPTRKGPFFLRPFGRLREGVSPATAAAELRVLNAQLFPLWADSYTDQSASWGLMPIAHSIRGDVGRLLALVLAAVGTVLLIALANAANLLVARQRTRAAELAVRAALGATPARIRAHLFTESLLLAAGGVLVGLVAARAAIAVLPLIASRYVQGAEDATLSANAVLFALGLSALSALVFVLVPAVHDRRGRRWVLDLRAGGRGGTERRAQQRVQRLLVAAQVALVMPLLASAVLLLRTFVALERVDPGFDVERLVSMQVSLSPTAYPDRLDRQRFWDAALVRLEALPGVERVALASERPPDDVNDINNFDLEDRPTAPGEPARLAAWVGVGPGFFETMGIPLREGRSFTSADRTDDAPPVLVADEAWARRNYAGETALGRRLYTGGQTSGPRASVVGVVASVPYQGIGASDLGALYAPTDNGFGDAFLLVRASGDADAVAAAVQDALRRLDPTLPVSDVASGPALLQGSLARPRHLTLLAAVFAGVALILSVVGIYGVTANAVQRRRGDIAVRLALGGQPGTVLGVTLREGLQVALTGLAVGALATLLITRGLTGLLYGVSPADPLALGAAGALLLLVSLVATLVPALRAVRLDPATVLRGE, encoded by the coding sequence GTGAGCACGCCGCACGCCGGAGGCACCGGCCCTTCCGCTCCGCCGCCGCCTCGTTGGGTGCGGGTCGCGCTGTCCTGTCTGCTCCCGAAGGAGGAGATCCACCTCATCCGCTCCGAGCTGGAGGAGCTGTATGCGCTCACCACCGCGCGCCATGGGGCGGTGGAGGCCCGACGCCGTGTGCTGCGGCAGTGGCGCGGCTATCCCGCTCGCCTCCTGTGGGCGCGCCTGCGGGGTGGGTCGGCGGATGCGCGGCGAGCATCCGGAGGGACCCGGCCGTGGCCGACCCCCACCGCGCTCCGGCAAAGCGCCCGCTCCCTGGCGCGGGCCCCGCTGCTCACCGGTACCATCGTCGCGACGGTGGGGCTCGGGATCGCCGGGTGCACGGCCATCTTCAGCCTGATCGACGCGCTGTATCTGCGGCCCCTGCCCTACCCGGACGCCGACCGCGTCATGGCCCTCTTCACGGATGCGCCACCCAATCGTTTCCCGTTCTCGGTCGTGGACCTGCAGGCGCTCGAGGCCGGACAGACCTCGTTCGCGGCGGTGGGCGCCTACGGACGGAGCCGCCGCACCTTGATCACGGACGCGGGCGCCGAATCGATCGCGACCGTGGAGGTCACCCCGGGGTTGCTGGACGTGCTGGGGCTGGCGCCGCTCGCCGGCCGCCTGCCGGGCGAGGTGGACGGGCAGCCCGGTGCGGCCCCGACGGTGATGGTGACGGACGGATTCGCCCGGCGGGTGCTGGGCCGGACCGGCGTGGACGCCGTCGGTGCTTCGCTGGTCCTGGACGGGGAGACCTGGCAGGTGCTGGGCGTGCTTCCAGACGCGCTGGGACCCCTCGCGCGGGAGGTCCAGGTGCTGCCCACGCTGCGGCTCGAGCCTCCTACGCGGAAGGGGCCGTTCTTCCTGCGTCCGTTCGGACGCCTGCGTGAAGGCGTCTCGCCCGCGACCGCGGCCGCCGAGCTGCGGGTCTTGAACGCACAGCTCTTCCCGCTGTGGGCGGACTCGTACACGGACCAGAGCGCCTCCTGGGGTCTCATGCCGATCGCGCATTCGATCCGCGGTGACGTGGGCCGGCTGCTCGCGCTGGTGCTGGCCGCCGTCGGCACCGTGCTGCTGATCGCACTGGCCAACGCGGCCAACCTGCTGGTGGCGCGGCAACGGACGCGCGCGGCCGAGCTCGCCGTGCGCGCCGCGCTGGGCGCCACTCCGGCACGGATCCGCGCCCACCTCTTCACCGAGAGCCTGCTGTTGGCGGCGGGGGGCGTGCTGGTGGGGCTGGTCGCCGCGCGGGCGGCCATCGCCGTGCTTCCGCTGATCGCCTCCCGCTACGTGCAGGGAGCGGAAGACGCGACGCTGTCCGCCAACGCCGTGCTGTTCGCGCTGGGGCTCAGCGCGCTGAGCGCGCTCGTCTTCGTGCTCGTGCCCGCGGTGCACGACCGGCGGGGACGCCGATGGGTCCTGGACCTGAGGGCCGGCGGCCGCGGCGGCACGGAGCGCCGTGCGCAGCAACGTGTGCAACGCCTGCTGGTCGCGGCCCAGGTCGCGCTCGTCATGCCGCTCCTCGCCAGCGCCGTCCTCCTGCTGCGCACGTTCGTCGCGCTCGAGCGGGTCGATCCCGGCTTCGACGTGGAGCGTCTGGTGTCGATGCAGGTGTCGCTGTCCCCCACGGCCTATCCCGACCGGCTGGACCGCCAGCGGTTCTGGGATGCGGCGCTGGTCCGACTCGAAGCCCTGCCGGGCGTCGAGCGGGTGGCGCTCGCCAGCGAGCGACCGCCGGACGACGTCAACGACATCAACAACTTCGACCTGGAGGATCGGCCCACGGCGCCCGGCGAGCCCGCGCGCCTGGCGGCCTGGGTGGGCGTGGGGCCGGGGTTCTTCGAGACGATGGGCATCCCGCTGCGCGAAGGGCGGTCCTTCACATCCGCGGATCGGACGGACGATGCACCCCCGGTGCTCGTGGCGGACGAGGCGTGGGCGCGCCGGAACTACGCCGGCGAGACGGCGCTGGGCCGGCGGCTGTACACCGGAGGTCAGACGTCGGGCCCGCGCGCATCGGTCGTGGGCGTGGTCGCAAGCGTGCCCTATCAGGGCATCGGGGCCAGCGACCTGGGCGCCCTCTACGCGCCCACCGACAACGGGTTCGGCGACGCGTTCCTGCTCGTGCGGGCCAGCGGCGATGCGGACGCCGTCGCGGCCGCGGTACAGGACGCGCTACGCCGCCTCGATCCCACCCTGCCCGTGAGCGACGTCGCCAGCGGTCCCGCGTTGCTGCAGGGCTCGCTCGCGCGCCCCCGGCACCTGACGCTGCTCGCCGCGGTCTTCGCGGGGGTGGCGCTGATCCTGTCGGTGGTGGGGATCTACGGCGTCACCGCCAACGCCGTGCAGCGCCGGCGGGGCGACATCGCCGTGCGCCTCGCGCTCGGGGGTCAACCCGGCACCGTGCTGGGCGTGACGCTGCGCGAGGGACTCCAGGTGGCGCTGACCGGGCTGGCGGTGGGTGCGCTCGCCACCCTGCTGATCACGCGTGGGCTGACCGGGCTCCTCTATGGGGTCTCGCCCGCGGATCCGTTGGCGCTCGGCGCGGCCGGCGCGCTCCTGCTGCTCGTGTCGCTGGTCGCCACGCTCGTCCCCGCACTACGCGCCGTGCGCCTGGATCCCGCGACGGTGCTGCGGGGCGAGTAG
- a CDS encoding helix-turn-helix transcriptional regulator: MTRRGLGEFEQQVVLTLLHLGGEAYSIPLVLEMEERSGRPVSQAAVYIALRRLEDKGLLASRMEDAADSGTGRERRYFRVLPEGVELVRDARATMDRFWAGLDDTLEQA; the protein is encoded by the coding sequence ATGACGCGACGGGGTCTGGGCGAGTTCGAGCAGCAGGTGGTGCTGACGCTGCTGCACCTGGGAGGGGAGGCCTACTCGATCCCCCTGGTGCTGGAGATGGAGGAGCGATCGGGTCGCCCGGTCTCGCAGGCGGCGGTCTACATCGCCCTGCGGCGGCTGGAGGACAAGGGTCTGCTCGCCTCGCGCATGGAGGACGCCGCGGACTCGGGGACCGGTCGCGAGCGCCGCTACTTCCGCGTGCTGCCCGAGGGGGTGGAGCTGGTCCGGGACGCGCGCGCGACCATGGACCGCTTCTGGGCGGGGCTGGACGACACGCTGGAGCAGGCGTGA
- a CDS encoding SulP family inorganic anion transporter, which yields MSHEFEPKLVTVLKEGLPRAQLARDVGAGVLVGIVALPLAIAFAIASGVGPEQGLYTAIVAGFLISALSGSRVQIGGPTGAFVVLVYGIVQTHGYDGLAVATLMAGVLLITMGLARFGTLIQFVPYPVTVGFTAGIALVIASTQVRDALGLPLDTVPAGFVAQWRAFLPVLPQPDPWAVGLAGLTVLLLLGGARFAPRVPTSLLALLVTTGLVQALDLPVATIGSRFGSVAAGLPTFRLPRVPLEQVPDLLSPAVAIALLAGIESLLSAVVADGMTGRRHRSNMELIGQGVANVASPLFGGIPATGAIARTATNIKNGGRTPIAGMVHALTLLVILLVAGRWAALIPMATLAGILLVVAWNMSEARLFLRVLTASTRADALVLLVTFGLTVFVDLTAAIQVGVVLAALLFMKRMTEVTEMRTLESMLDEEDTTDPDAAVLATVPAGVEVFEVSGPFFFGAAHKFKSTLGTVRRRPPVLILRLRQVPVLDATGLRALEELAAQAERDGTRLVLSGVQPQPLALLERSGFVTRVGAENVTRGLPEAVARTRALLHLAPHDPVEDASVSA from the coding sequence ATGTCGCACGAGTTCGAGCCCAAGCTGGTCACGGTCCTCAAGGAGGGCCTTCCCCGCGCGCAGCTGGCGCGCGACGTGGGGGCCGGTGTCCTCGTCGGGATCGTGGCGCTGCCGCTCGCGATCGCGTTCGCCATCGCGTCCGGCGTGGGTCCCGAGCAGGGCCTCTACACGGCCATCGTCGCCGGCTTCCTGATCTCGGCCCTGAGCGGCAGCCGCGTCCAGATCGGCGGACCCACGGGCGCGTTCGTCGTGCTCGTGTACGGCATCGTGCAGACCCACGGCTACGACGGGCTGGCCGTCGCCACGCTGATGGCCGGTGTGCTGCTGATCACGATGGGCCTGGCCCGCTTCGGCACGTTGATCCAGTTCGTGCCCTATCCCGTGACGGTGGGCTTCACGGCGGGCATCGCGCTCGTGATCGCGTCCACCCAGGTGCGGGATGCGCTGGGTCTCCCCCTGGACACCGTGCCCGCGGGCTTCGTCGCGCAGTGGCGCGCGTTCCTCCCGGTGCTCCCGCAGCCCGACCCGTGGGCCGTCGGGCTCGCCGGCCTCACCGTGCTGCTGCTGCTCGGAGGCGCGCGGTTCGCTCCGCGCGTCCCGACCTCCCTGCTGGCGCTGCTCGTCACCACGGGGCTGGTGCAGGCGCTGGATCTGCCGGTGGCCACCATCGGGAGCCGCTTCGGCTCCGTGGCGGCAGGGTTGCCGACGTTCCGGCTCCCGCGCGTGCCGCTCGAGCAGGTGCCCGACCTGCTGTCCCCCGCCGTCGCGATCGCGCTGCTCGCCGGCATCGAGAGCCTGCTCTCGGCGGTCGTCGCGGACGGCATGACCGGACGCCGTCATCGCTCCAACATGGAGCTGATCGGTCAGGGCGTCGCCAACGTGGCGTCCCCGCTGTTCGGCGGCATCCCCGCCACCGGCGCCATCGCGCGCACCGCCACCAACATCAAGAACGGCGGGCGCACCCCGATCGCCGGGATGGTGCACGCGCTCACGCTGCTCGTGATCCTGCTGGTGGCGGGCCGCTGGGCCGCGCTCATCCCCATGGCCACCCTGGCCGGGATCCTCCTGGTGGTGGCCTGGAACATGAGCGAGGCGCGGCTCTTCCTGCGCGTGCTGACGGCCAGCACGCGCGCCGACGCGCTGGTGCTGCTGGTCACGTTCGGTCTGACCGTCTTCGTGGACCTCACCGCGGCCATCCAGGTGGGGGTGGTGCTGGCCGCGCTCCTGTTCATGAAGCGCATGACCGAGGTGACCGAGATGCGCACGCTCGAGTCCATGCTCGATGAAGAGGACACGACCGATCCGGACGCGGCGGTGCTGGCCACCGTGCCTGCGGGTGTCGAGGTCTTCGAGGTGAGCGGCCCCTTCTTCTTCGGCGCCGCGCACAAGTTCAAGTCCACGCTGGGCACCGTGCGGCGCCGCCCTCCGGTGTTGATCCTGCGCCTGCGGCAGGTGCCGGTGCTGGACGCGACCGGACTCCGGGCGCTGGAGGAACTGGCGGCGCAGGCGGAGCGCGATGGCACGCGTCTGGTCCTCTCCGGGGTGCAGCCGCAGCCGCTGGCGCTCCTGGAGCGCTCAGGGTTCGTGACGCGGGTGGGCGCGGAGAACGTGACGCGCGGACTGCCGGAGGCGGTGGCGCGCACGCGCGCGCTGCTCCACCTGGCGCCGCACGATCCCGTCGAGGACGCGTCGGTGTCCGCCTGA
- a CDS encoding DMT family protein, which yields MPSATVRTVVLLVCSNVFMTFAWYAHLKNMDRRAWWVAALASWGIALFEYLLQVPANRIGYTVLRLDQLKVLQEVIALAVFVPFSLLYMRKPLSWDYLWAALCLLAAAWFMFRPQAGTTP from the coding sequence ATGCCCTCGGCGACAGTGCGTACGGTCGTGCTGCTCGTGTGCTCGAACGTCTTCATGACGTTCGCCTGGTATGCACACCTGAAGAACATGGACCGGCGCGCCTGGTGGGTGGCCGCGTTGGCGAGCTGGGGCATCGCGCTCTTCGAGTACCTGTTGCAGGTACCGGCCAACCGCATCGGCTACACCGTCCTGCGGCTCGATCAGCTGAAGGTGCTGCAGGAGGTGATCGCGCTGGCGGTGTTCGTGCCGTTCTCGCTCCTCTACATGCGGAAGCCGCTGTCCTGGGACTACCTGTGGGCTGCGCTGTGCCTGCTCGCGGCTGCCTGGTTCATGTTCCGGCCGCAGGCGGGAACCACCCCATAG
- a CDS encoding co-chaperone GroES family protein has protein sequence MAEPKKRLIVVGDRVLVSPEEGEERTRVGLYLPPTAVDSQAIQGGTVLATGPGTPIGAPTELDQEPWKIGAGEARYLPVQAQVGDYALFFRKAAVEITFEGTRYLVVPQAAILTLVREETGREPLF, from the coding sequence ATGGCGGAGCCGAAGAAGCGGTTGATCGTGGTGGGTGACCGGGTGCTGGTCTCCCCGGAGGAAGGGGAGGAGCGCACACGGGTGGGGCTCTACCTGCCGCCGACGGCGGTCGACAGCCAGGCCATCCAGGGGGGAACGGTGCTGGCGACCGGGCCCGGCACGCCCATCGGCGCCCCCACGGAGCTGGACCAGGAGCCCTGGAAGATCGGCGCCGGCGAAGCGCGCTACCTGCCCGTGCAGGCGCAGGTGGGCGACTACGCCCTCTTCTTCCGCAAGGCCGCGGTGGAGATCACGTTCGAGGGCACGCGCTACCTGGTGGTCCCACAGGCGGCCATCCTCACGCTGGTGCGCGAGGAGACCGGTCGCGAGCCGCTGTTCTGA
- a CDS encoding sulfatase, whose translation MDRRKTAIRVGVGAAVLLLLWIVFAYGLAPRLIRSAYSGDSVPFLNDLFQGRSRTPLERYQAFWSGLALRGTVAAGVLGLAAVLLVRFGDRVAALRRAWFQAEPTVSWAGAVLQAAAVGAVLGAVEVVLRTLKYRYDRVFFEWSNPDLVWMIPTSQAAFFAALAVGYLLVTAWPARRVSIQPLLAVLVAIGGWGILISMKQLGIHSLASGVLALGLGVQAAKAFARAPARSARQLGVAGALVGVLSLGGMVGLRPGSAVGPQGSAAASGRAVPNVLLLVLDTVRAQSLGLYGYPRPTTPRLEAFAERGVVFDRAFSTAPWTLPSHSSLFTGRWHHEMSANWLEPLDTRYPTLAEFLSGHGYETGGFVANLLYTTRITGLDRGFRTYRDHQRTFETWIYSAAAVQKAMNRLRALVPGGWLLFERKLATDVNDEFLTWVDGLDGRPFFGFLNYFDAHEPYERFEPQLSQIREVPRDSIATAPGQTRALTREEREAVDRYDGSIRYLDDAIGGLLDALETRGLLDETLIVVTADHGDQFFEHGLEGHSNSLYQMLTRVPLLMVLPGRVPAGLRVHETVSIRDVPSTIADVLGLAGPAPFAGTTLRRTWDPESGWSARAAALTEVDPYPLSDFDGPVVRGPMKAVASGDLYYIRNGDGVEELYDLVSDPWQLSDLIGTPRGAQALPGLRADLRDATVSGHFTPLEGHLAPTEDAPGGS comes from the coding sequence ATGGACAGGAGGAAGACGGCGATCCGCGTCGGCGTGGGGGCCGCTGTGCTCCTGCTCCTGTGGATCGTCTTCGCGTACGGTCTCGCGCCCCGCCTGATCCGTTCGGCCTATTCGGGCGACAGCGTCCCCTTCCTGAACGACCTGTTCCAGGGGCGGAGCCGGACCCCGCTGGAGCGCTACCAGGCCTTCTGGTCGGGGCTGGCCCTGCGCGGGACGGTCGCCGCCGGGGTCCTGGGGCTCGCCGCGGTCCTGCTGGTGCGCTTCGGCGACCGGGTCGCGGCGCTCCGCCGCGCCTGGTTCCAGGCGGAGCCCACCGTATCGTGGGCCGGTGCCGTGCTGCAGGCGGCGGCCGTGGGCGCGGTCCTGGGCGCGGTCGAGGTCGTCCTGCGGACGCTCAAGTACCGCTACGACCGCGTGTTCTTCGAGTGGTCCAATCCGGACCTGGTCTGGATGATCCCCACCTCCCAGGCGGCCTTCTTCGCGGCGCTGGCGGTGGGCTACCTGCTCGTGACCGCGTGGCCGGCACGCCGCGTCTCCATCCAGCCGCTGCTGGCGGTCCTCGTGGCGATCGGCGGGTGGGGCATCCTGATCTCGATGAAGCAGCTCGGGATCCACTCGCTGGCGTCGGGCGTCCTGGCGCTGGGCCTGGGGGTCCAGGCCGCCAAGGCCTTCGCCCGCGCACCCGCACGCTCGGCGCGTCAGCTCGGGGTCGCGGGCGCCCTCGTGGGTGTGCTGTCGCTCGGCGGGATGGTGGGGCTGCGGCCGGGCTCCGCGGTGGGGCCGCAGGGCAGCGCTGCGGCCTCCGGCCGCGCCGTCCCCAATGTCCTGCTGCTCGTGCTCGACACCGTGCGGGCCCAGAGCCTCGGTCTGTACGGCTATCCGCGTCCCACCACCCCGCGCCTGGAGGCGTTCGCCGAACGGGGCGTGGTCTTCGATCGGGCCTTCTCCACCGCGCCGTGGACGCTGCCCTCGCATTCGAGCCTGTTCACGGGCCGTTGGCACCACGAGATGTCGGCGAACTGGCTAGAGCCGCTCGACACGCGCTATCCCACGCTGGCGGAGTTCCTGTCGGGACACGGCTACGAGACCGGTGGGTTCGTCGCCAACCTGCTCTACACGACCCGCATCACGGGCCTGGACCGCGGCTTCCGCACCTACCGCGATCACCAACGCACGTTCGAGACGTGGATCTACTCCGCGGCGGCCGTGCAGAAGGCGATGAACCGCCTGCGCGCGCTCGTCCCCGGCGGCTGGCTGCTGTTCGAGCGCAAGCTGGCCACGGACGTCAACGACGAGTTCCTCACGTGGGTGGACGGGTTGGACGGGCGGCCGTTCTTCGGCTTCCTCAACTACTTCGACGCGCACGAGCCCTACGAGCGCTTCGAGCCCCAGCTCAGCCAGATCCGCGAGGTGCCGCGCGACTCCATCGCCACGGCTCCGGGCCAGACGCGGGCGCTGACCCGCGAGGAGCGGGAGGCCGTCGATCGCTACGACGGATCGATCCGCTACCTGGACGACGCCATCGGCGGGTTGCTGGACGCGTTGGAGACTCGCGGACTGCTGGACGAGACGTTGATCGTGGTCACGGCGGATCACGGCGACCAGTTCTTCGAGCACGGCCTCGAGGGGCACTCCAACAGCCTGTACCAGATGCTGACGCGCGTGCCTCTGCTGATGGTGTTGCCGGGCCGCGTGCCCGCCGGGCTGCGCGTGCACGAGACGGTGTCCATCCGCGACGTCCCCTCCACGATCGCCGACGTCCTGGGGCTTGCCGGGCCCGCGCCGTTCGCCGGCACGACGCTGCGCCGCACCTGGGATCCAGAGTCGGGATGGAGCGCGCGCGCCGCCGCGCTGACCGAGGTCGATCCCTATCCGCTCTCGGATTTCGACGGGCCGGTGGTGCGCGGACCCATGAAGGCGGTGGCGAGTGGCGACCTGTACTACATCCGCAACGGCGACGGCGTCGAGGAGCTCTACGACCTCGTGTCCGATCCCTGGCAACTCTCCGACCTGATCGGCACCCCGCGGGGGGCGCAGGCGCTCCCGGGACTGCGGGCCGACCTGCGCGACGCCACCGTGAGCGGGCACTTCACGCCGCTCGAGGGTCACCTCGCGCCGACCGAGGACGCGCCGGGCGGGTCCTGA